In Horticoccus luteus, the following proteins share a genomic window:
- a CDS encoding outer membrane beta-barrel protein, translated as MKSAILFTCTALTLVPSALAFTEIERGELLLSTTASATYDSRVLGGASGADDMIFTLFPQLIYRRSETAQLKLDAHAGVSVKRYYDLTQFNSEDVTSGINLRLPQGVGPRFSGSFKMSYDEHSDVNYDVNQRVRDKIFSTRLDTNFLAGLKTSFDFDAGLLQAHRNIYSDRDQWDAGLGFNYLDFLQGTALHVRYRHLDNETSGDNSFGVPLNQKLDTYSVGLSRPIYSDVKASVSYGYRILDRSRAETVTGETHYAGSFVSASLEGPFLPASRFPKLDSSLSLFYQSSDVPGINDNNTRRFGGAANLSWQARPNTKLSLNARRALELTIDDLTVESTSASFGVTEDIGHFIDAGATVGYDHRVYRGISRDDNVLFFQGRIGYRMTKYWSASGNYYYRNSDSSNAIANYQRHIVSVSANYTF; from the coding sequence ATGAAATCCGCCATCCTGTTCACCTGCACCGCTCTCACGCTGGTGCCGTCCGCTCTCGCCTTCACCGAAATCGAACGAGGGGAACTGCTCCTCTCCACCACGGCATCGGCCACCTATGACTCCCGGGTCCTCGGCGGTGCCAGTGGTGCCGACGATATGATCTTCACGCTGTTCCCTCAACTCATCTACCGCCGGAGCGAGACTGCGCAGCTTAAACTCGACGCCCACGCCGGCGTCAGTGTGAAGCGCTACTACGATCTCACCCAATTCAACTCCGAAGACGTGACGTCCGGCATCAACCTGCGTTTGCCGCAAGGAGTCGGCCCCCGCTTCTCCGGCTCATTTAAAATGAGCTACGACGAGCACTCGGACGTGAACTACGACGTCAACCAACGCGTGCGGGACAAAATTTTCTCCACCCGGCTCGATACCAATTTTCTTGCCGGCCTCAAAACCAGTTTCGATTTCGACGCCGGCCTGCTCCAAGCCCACCGGAATATTTACAGTGATCGCGATCAATGGGACGCCGGCCTCGGCTTCAACTATCTCGATTTTCTCCAAGGCACTGCGCTGCACGTCCGCTACCGGCACCTGGACAATGAGACCTCCGGCGACAACTCGTTTGGCGTCCCGCTCAACCAGAAACTCGATACTTACTCCGTCGGTCTCTCCCGCCCGATCTACTCCGATGTGAAAGCGTCGGTGAGTTACGGCTACCGCATTCTGGATCGCTCGCGCGCGGAGACGGTGACCGGCGAAACCCACTACGCCGGTTCTTTTGTCAGTGCCTCGCTTGAGGGCCCCTTCCTGCCCGCTTCGCGCTTTCCCAAACTCGACAGTTCCCTGTCGCTCTTTTACCAGTCCTCCGACGTTCCGGGCATCAATGATAACAACACCCGGCGCTTCGGGGGTGCCGCTAATCTGAGCTGGCAGGCCCGCCCCAATACCAAGCTTTCGCTGAACGCTCGCCGCGCCCTCGAGCTCACGATCGACGATCTGACCGTCGAATCCACCTCTGCCTCCTTCGGCGTGACCGAGGATATCGGACACTTCATCGACGCGGGCGCCACCGTCGGTTACGATCACCGCGTCTATCGCGGCATCTCGCGCGATGATAACGTGCTCTTTTTCCAAGGACGCATCGGCTATCGCATGACGAAATACTGGAGCGCCAGCGGTAACTATTACTATCGCAATTCCGATTCTTCCAACGCGATTGCCAACTATCAACGGCACATCGTGTCGGTTTCAGCGAACTATACCTTCTGA